One Malaclemys terrapin pileata isolate rMalTer1 chromosome 9, rMalTer1.hap1, whole genome shotgun sequence DNA window includes the following coding sequences:
- the SPTSSB gene encoding serine palmitoyltransferase small subunit B: protein MDIKRAKDYLYWLYYQYLLVTCCYVLEPWEQSMFHTIFITVFAMVVYTAYVFIPIHIHLAFEFFSQLFGDQRESTVAIMN from the coding sequence ATGGATATTAAGCGTGCGAAGGATTATCTGTACTGGCTATACTATCAATACCTACTGGTCACCTGTTGCTATGTGTTGGAGCCCTGGGAGCAATCCATGTTCCATActatttttattactgtttttgCTATGGTGGTGTACACAGCTTATGTCTTTATACCTATCCACATCCATTTGGCGTTTGAGTTCTTCTCCCAGTTATTTGGAGACCAGCGTGAAAGTACTGTTGCCATTATGAACTGA